In a single window of the Rhopalosiphum padi isolate XX-2018 chromosome 1, ASM2088224v1, whole genome shotgun sequence genome:
- the LOC132918092 gene encoding uncharacterized protein LOC132918092: protein MLMLLRIAEMLIPIMISICMMGFKNKNVTDYIKLLQLQNHDSHWFFKIIFIQVSIYVSLFFTMLVICGLLIKEQIPKKLVLIGSIVQVLLCIVSSFFLLQFHKDMGKFELILCSSGFGFNGLLFTIDAIVMFQQIVFSRPR from the exons CTTATCCCAATTATGATATCCATTTGTATGATgggattcaaaaataaaaatgttactgaTTATATCAAGTTGCTCCAATTACAAAATCACGACTCGCACtggtttttcaaaattattttcatccaAGTTTCTATATATGTAAGTCTGTTTTTTACCATGCTTGTCATATGTGGATTATTGATTAAAGAACAAATTCCTAAAAAATTg GTACTTATTGGCTCAATCGTACAAGTACTTTTATGTATTGTATCCTCATTTTTTTTACTGCAATTTCATAAAGATATGGGCAAGTTTGAATTAATTCTATGTTCATCAGGATTTGGATTTAATGGCTTGCTATTTACAATTGATGCGATAGTTATGTTTCAACAAATCGTATTTTCTCGTCCTCGTTAA
- the LOC132917591 gene encoding SWI/SNF-related matrix-associated actin-dependent regulator of chromatin subfamily A-like protein 1: protein MSSLTDEQRKMIETNKKAAQAKLAAKLALRSIPQQAMSNSNQCTLSKTGVVVLPSPNGKSIRINYNNISQNSKSKPVHGTCEIISKERFTVHVTYHQQLIDTFKTILSRNYDSKTSEWSFLIKDHDQLMISIKSLEPHVKIEKLPNFVLKLFKTKEGVETHWSKTDISSIGDDMLDNLYPFQKLGVQFGISKKGRCIIADDMGLGKTIQAIGIVKYYLDNFPLLIVCPSSMRYTWEEEIRLRMPNVPVTGICVLSKINEQFIDPAVVITSYDLMTKKKDMLLKLKFGIIVFDESHSLKSDKSARTKVALSLAMQSKQCILLSGTPALSRPIELYSQIKAITRNNFLTPIEYGVRYCNGQETNYGWDFTGASNMKELKIVLETHYMIRRLKSEVLKQLPQKIRNVVVLKPENIKARSQNMDDLEVMMTNKSLKKMEVRGALLKYFNHTGEAKLPAICDYILNLLKEGKKFLVFAHHQKVINGICDVLENNETYYIRIDGKTSSEERKSVCDQFQSEDMYRVAVLSICAANSGITLTAAKLVIFAELYWNPGILTQAEDRAHRIGQAEAVTIQYLLAKGTADDHIWPLIQSKLIVLNKAGLSKDNFKDDSTTVINCSTKSIQMNILDFLNDDDAELDENDLKFLDEIEESQCKRPRKC, encoded by the exons ATGTCAAGTTTAACCGACGAACAGCGTAAAATGATTGAAACGAATAAAAAAGCTGCACAAGCAAAATTAGCAGCAAAATTGGCACTTAGAAGTATACCTCAGCAAGCTATGAGTAATAGTAATCAATGCACATTATCAAAAACTGGAGTAGTTGTATTGCCATCACCTAATGGAAAATCTAtccgtataaattataataatatttcacaaaattCTAAATCTAAACCTGTTCATGGTACTTGTGAAATTATATCTAAAGAACGGTTTACTGTACATGTTACCTATCATCAACAATTAAtcgatacatttaaaacaatattaagtagAAATTATG ATTCAAAAACATCAGAATGGTCATTCCTTATAAAAGACCATGATCAACTTATGATAAGTATAAAATCTCTTGAGCCTCATgtcaaaatagaaaaattacctAACTTTGTTTTAAAA ttgtttaaaactaaagaaGGTGTTGAAACACATTGGTCAAAAACTGACATAAGTAGTATTGGTGATGATATGCTTGATAATCTTTATCCATTTCAAAAGCTTGGAGTCCA GTTTGGAATATCCAAAAAAGGTCGATGTATTATTGCAGATGATATGGGCTTAGGAAAGACCATACAAGCTATAGggattgtaaaatattacttagATAATTTTCCTTTACTCATTGTTTGTCCTTCAAGTATGAG gtacacgTGGGAAGAGGAAATCCGTTTAAGAATGCCAAATGTTCCTGTAACTGGGATTTGTGTATTATCCAAGattaatgaacaatttattgATCCAGCTGTTGTTATTACTTCATACGATTTGATGACCAAAAAAAAAgatatgcttttaaaattaaaatttgggattattgtattt gaCGAAAGCCACAGTTTAAAAAGTGATAAATCAGCCCGGACAAAAGTAGCACTTTCTTTAGCAATGCAAAGTAAGCAGTGTATATTGTTAAGTGGTACTCCTGCTTTGTCAAGACCAATTGAACTTTATAGTCAGATTAAAGCAATAACACGAAATAACTTTCTGACTCC AATCGAGTATGGTGTTCGTTACTGCAATGGACAAGAAACAAATTATGGTTGGGACTTTACAGGCGCTAGTAATATGAAAGAGTTAAAAATTGTTCTAGAAACACATTATATGATTCGTCGTTTAAAAAGTGAAGTATTAAAGCAGTTACCAcaaaaaattag gaatGTAGTAGTCTTGAAACCAGAAAATATCAAAGCTCGAAGTCAAAACATGGATGATTTAGAAGTTATGATGACAAATAAATCCCTCAAGAAAATGGAAGTTCGTGgtgctttattaaaatattttaatcatactgGAGAAGCAAAATTGCCTGCTATTTG TGATTATATTCTGAATTTGCTTAAAGaaggaaaaaaatttttagtatttgcTCATCATCAAAAAGTTATTAATGGTATATGTGATGTCCTAGAGAACAATGAAACTTA TTATATTCGAATTGATGGTAAAACATCATCAGAAGAAAGAAAAAGCGTGTGTGACCAATTCCAAAGTGAAGATATGTATAGAGTAGCTGTTCTTTCAATTTGTGCAGCTAATTCTGGTATTACATTAACTGCAGCAAAGCTTGTTATATTTGCTGAACTTTACTGGAATCCCGGT attttaacaCAAGCTGAAGATCGTGCTCATCGTATTGGTCAAGCAGAAGCAGTGACTATACAATATCTTTTAGCAAAAGGTACGGCAGATGATCATATTTGGCCATTGATTCAGtccaaattaattgttttaaataaagccGGTCTCagtaaagataattttaaagatGATAGTACTACAGTTATT AATTGTTCAACTAAATCAATTCAAATGAACATTCTCGATTTCTTAAATGACGATGATGCTGAACTAGATGAAAATGATTTGAAATTTTTGGATGAAATTGAAGAATCTCAATGCAAACGTCCAcgcaaatgttaa